In the Prosthecobacter sp. genome, CGGCAGTGTATCTGTAATGATGAGCGTGCCACCGGGACGCAGGCTGTCAGCAAGCTTCTGTAAAGCCCGGCGGTGGTTCCCATCGTCAAGGATGAGATGCATGACCTCGATGGACTGGCAGACGTCATAGTCAGACCTGATCTGGAAAGCCGTGTCGCAGACATCTCCGCAAATCCATTCATGCTCCGGCATTTCCGCGCGGAGATGGTCCACGGCCTTTTCTGAAATGTCCACTCCCGTATAGCTGAGCTTTGGAAACTTCGACGCCGCCAGCTTCGCGAAGTATCCCTGCCCGCAGCCGGCATCCAGAATGCATACCATCTCCCAGCGGGAGACTCTGGCCAGACGCAGTGCTTTCAAATAGGCGGCTCTTTTGCAGCGGTAGAGCAGCTCTCCATACTCCGGCGTCATGGACATGATACCCGACTCCTTCAGTGAGAAGGTGTTGTAGCGGCTGTTCCAAAAATTGCGCAACCGCTGTGATTCTGCTGCCTGGGTGGAGTCTTCCATCTGCGAGCTAAAAATGTACCATCCTGTCTATTTCGCTGTCACACTGTCCGGCATTTCATACGCATGGCGTTTCCCGAAGGCAA is a window encoding:
- a CDS encoding class I SAM-dependent methyltransferase, with the translated sequence MEDSTQAAESQRLRNFWNSRYNTFSLKESGIMSMTPEYGELLYRCKRAAYLKALRLARVSRWEMVCILDAGCGQGYFAKLAASKFPKLSYTGVDISEKAVDHLRAEMPEHEWICGDVCDTAFQIRSDYDVCQSIEVMHLILDDGNHRRALQKLADSLRPGGTLIITDTLPAQRYQANNYIVFRPMSYYREVFREAGLALEHVFPMYYWIPDRGAMWHPAIRVTRRLSPLLIYALDRFLLTIRAPQIKPSHDSQMKMMVLRKLNPSQRS